A segment of the Halovivax limisalsi genome:
GGAGGACGCCCAGCCCGTAGACGGGGACCGTGTAGAGGTACTTGAGGTGCTTCGCGAGGACGGGCGCGCCGCCGGAACCGGTTCCGCCGCCCAGGCCGGCGACGATCAGGAACGCGTCGATCTCGTGGACCGGAATCGAGTCGATCGCCGCCTGAATCTCGTCGATGTCTGCCGAGGCGATCTCGGCGCCGAGTTCGTTGTCGGCACCGACGCCGTGTCCGCGCACCCGGGACTGCCCGATGAGGACCTGCTTTTCCTCCGGTATACGCTCGAGGCCGGCCAAGTCGGCCGCGGCGGTGTTGACCGCGACGGCGTCGGCGACGAAGCTGCTCCGCCGGTCGGCGTCGTACGCGAGGAATCGGTCGACGATCTTTCCCCCTGCTTGCCCGAATCCGATGAGTGCGAGTTTCATGGTCTCTCGATCCGCGACCCGCGTCGATCTGCGGCCCGCGTGCGATGGATGCCGCAACCGCTCTCCCCTTCGTTACGCGATACGTACGCGATCGTGACTCACTGCGAGCCGTTACGTTCAGCCGGTAATGAGTGTCTACCGGGCGTGTCGGTCAGGGTCTCGGACTGGTAGACCGGCAGCGCTGCGGTCGCTCGACCATCACCTGCGCGGTGACTGATAGCGGTTGAGCCGCTCGTCGAAGTTCCGACTCACTCGTGGCCTTCGATCGGAACGGGTTCGGACGGTTCGTCGACGTACTCGAGATCGGAGTCCGAGATCGAGACGTCGACCGCCTCGACGGCTTCCTCGAGGTGTTCGACGCTCGAAACGCCGACGATCGGCGCGGTGACGGGCTCGCGATGGAGGTGCCAGGCGAGGGTGAACTGGGCCATCGAGACGCCGTACTCCGCGGCCAGTTCCTCGATGCGTCGGTTGATCTCCTCGCCGCCACCGGCCCGGTAGATGGCGTGGCGATCAGGTCGCCGTTCGTTCTCACGCCTGGCCCGGGGCGTCGTGTCGAACTCGTCGTGGGGGCGAGTGAGGTAGCCGCGGGCCAGGGGGCTCCACGGAACCACGCCGATACCCTCGCGCTCGCACAGCGGGAGCATCTCGCGGTCCTCCTCGCGATAGACCGGGTTGTAGTGATTCTGCATGGAGACGAAGCGCTCGAGCCCGAGCCGATCGCTCGTGTGAAGCGCGTCTGCGAACTGGTGGGCCCACATCGACGACGCGCCCAGGTAGCGCACCTGGTTGCGCCGGACGGCGTCGTCGAGCGCGCGGAGCGTCTCCTCGATCGGCGTCTCGTAATCCCATCGGTGGATCTGGTAGAGGTCGAGCGTATCGAGCCCGAGTCGGTCGAGCGAGTTCGACAGTTCCTGCTCGATCGCCTTCCGGGAGAGTCCCTGCGCGTTCGGATCGTCGTCGTCCATCGAGAAGTACACCTTCGAGGCGACGACGAGCTCGTCGCGATCGTAGTCGGCGAGCACGTCGCCGATGAGGGACTCGCTCTCGCCGTCGCGGTAGACGTTCGCCGTGTCGATGAAGGTGATGCCGAGGTCGATCGCGCGTTCGAGGATCTCGCGACTCTCCGCGGCGTCGAGCTTCCAGCCGCTCCCGTCGTAGCCGAGGTTCATCGTTCCGAGGCCGATGCGACTGACGGTCAGGCCCGAGTCACCGAGCGTGGTGTACTCCATGAGGAGTATCGCGGACGCCAGGACCAAAACTCTCGACCTTCCGGAAGGGCCACTGAAATGAGGACCGGGCCCGATGCGATCGGTCGCCGCGTCAGAACCCGATATGCGAGGTCGACGACGGTACGTCGTCATCGCCGTCGAGGTCGTCCGCCGGGGAGGTCTCGGCCGCGTCGATCCCGCCCTCGTTCGCGAACGAGACGCTCCGATCGGAGAGGTAGACCGCACCGTCCTCGACCGTCGTCTCGACAGGGACGAGTCGGGTCCCGGCGGCGTCGCCGTTGTCGCAGTCGCCGGCGCACGAGTCGAACGTCGAGCCGTGGCGCGGACAGACGATCTCGCCGTCGCGGATCGCCGCCCCGCGGCCGACGTCCAGGCGCTGGGACTCGTGCGGACAGCGATTGATCCAGCCTTCGACGCCGTCCTCGCAGGGCACCAGGATCACTTCGTCGAGTTCGCCGTAGGAATCGCGGACGGTGAACAGCCACGAGCCCTCCTCGTGGACAGTGTCGACCGTCGTCAAACGCGTCCCGTCGGTCATGCACGCCCGTTTCGGTCCATCACCTATAACGTCCGTGACTCGGACCGGACGGCGAGATCGTCCCGCGACGCCGAGCACGGTAGATCGAACGGTGTCGCGTCGGATCGAAGCCGCGGCGGTCGGAAGCGACATCGTTAGGGACGGTCGCCCGCGAGAGCGGGTATGGAAGTGCCGTGCGTCCGGGTGCGCCGCGAGGACGGCGAGGCGACGCGTCGCCGACTTGCCGCCGAAGATCTCGTGGCCGACACGTTCGAGATCACCCACGAGGACGGCTGGCTCTACATCCCCGTGACCGACGCGCATGCGGTGCCTGCGGACCTCGACCTCGTCGATCGCGAGGCGCCCGAACGGGAGACCCAGACGACGCCGGCGGAGCTGCTGGGATTCGAACCCTCCTACGAGCGCCTCGGCCGGGCCGCGATCCTCGACGAGGACGACACGGACCGCGCGCGCGAGATCGCGGCCGCGATCGTCGAATCGGACCTGCCGGTCGAGACGGTGCTGAACAAAGCCTCGAAAGTCAAGGGCGAAACGCGCGTGCGCGACTGGGAGGTCCTCGCGGGCGAGGGATCCGACGACGGAGCGAGTACCGAAGTCGTTCACCGCGAGTACGGTCACGCGTTCGCCCTCGACGTCGCCGAGGTCTACTTCTCGCCCCGTCTCGCGACGGAGCGCCACCGCGTGGCCGAGCAGGTCGCGGCCGGCGACCGCGTCGTCGACATGTTCGCCGGCGTCGGGCCGTTCGCCATCCCCATGGCCGCCCGCGGCGCCGACGTCGTCGGCGTCGACGTCAACCCGCGCGCGATCGAGTACCTCCGCGAAAACGCCGAGCGAAACGGCGTGGCCGATCGGGTGACCGCGATCGACGCGGACGTGCGCGATGTCGCCGCCGAGTACGCGGGCTGGGCCGACCGCATCGTGATGAACCTGCCCCACAGCGCCGACGACTTCCTCGACGCCGCCGTCGCGATCGCCGGCGACGACTGTACGATCCACTACTACGACATTCAGCACGAGGACGACCCTTTCGGCCCCGGCGAACGCGCGATTCGCGAGGTCGCCGAGCCCGAGTACGACGTCTCGGTCGAGACCGAACGAGTGGTCAGATCCTACGCGCCCCACGAGTGCAACGTCTGTCTCGACGTTCGCCTGACCCGGTGACCCGTCCCGGATCGATTCGCAATCCTTATGGCTGGTATCGGCCCTACGTGTGAGTGAACGCGGGCCCGGCGAACGCGCTTCGCCGAGAATGGTGCGCGAACGACGCGAGCGTGCCGGTGTAGCTCAGACTGGCAGAGCGAATCCTTCGTAAGGATTAGGTCGAGGGTTCAAATCCCTCCACCGGCTTGTTGCTGCAAACAATTCGTGAGCAGCAACAGGCGTTGCGGGATTTGAATCAGGGAGAGCGCAGTCTCGCGAACGCAGTGAGGGAGGAAGCGATCGACCGTGGTTCACAATCCCTCCACCGGCTTGTTGCTGCGGACAATTCGCGAGCAGTCAATCGCCTTCGGAGGGGTTCGAACGAGGGGTAGGATCGCCGCCCGCTCACTCTTGGGGCTCGCCTGCCGCAGGTAGCGTGACCGTGAACGTCGTCCCCTCGCCGGGGTCGGAGTCGACCCGGATCTTGCCGTCGTGGCGCTCGACGATGCGCTGACAGAGCGCCAGCCCGATCCCCATGCCCGCGTGTTCGTCGCGGCCGTGTAAGCGGTTGAACACCTCGAAAATGTCGTCCTGGTAGTCCGGATCGATCCCGATCCCCCGATCGCTGACCGTCAGTTGCCACCGGTCGCCGTCGCGCTCGGCTCCGACGTGGATCCGCGGGGGCTCGTCGCCGCTGTATTCGATCGCGTTGTCGAGTAAGTTCTGGAAGAGTTGGCGAAGTTGGCTCGCATCACCCTCGACGCGGGGTAGCGACTCGCTCGTGATCTCGGCATCGCTCTCTTCGATCTGTAGCCGGAGATCGTCCAGCACGTCGTCGAGGGTGGCCTGGAGATCGACGGGTTCGAACGGCTCACCCTTCGTTTCGACGCGGGAGTACTCAAGCAGCGCGTCGATCATCTCGCGCATGCGCTCGGCGCCGTCGACGGCAAACTCGACGAACTCCCGGCCGTCCGCGTCGAGTTCGTCGCCGTACCGGCGTTCGAGCAACTGGAGGTAGCTCGACACCATCCGTAGCGGCTCCTGCAGGTCGTGACTGGCCGCGTACGCGAACTGTTCGAGGCGTTCGTTGGACGCCTCGAGTCTGCGCTGGTACTCCTTGCGCTCGGTGATGTCGACGAGGGTGACGACCGCGCGGGTCACCTCGCCGTCCGCGTTCCGAACGGGCGTGCCGTGGTTCAAAACGATCCGGCGTTCCCCGTCGAAGCCCTCGATTTCGATCTCGTCCGGATCGGTCACCTCTTCGCCCCGGAGCGCACGCGCCAGCGGCCACTCGTGGGGCTCGACGGGCTCTCCCGTGTCCGCCCACCAGGCGTCGTACGCCTCGTACTCGGCGACGGACTCGGATTCGGCGACCTCGCCGCCCCAGATCGCCTCGGCGGCCTCGTTCCACTCGACGATCTCGCCGTCGGCTTCGGCGACGAAGACGGCGACCGGGAGCACGTCGATGAGCGCCCGGAGCTGGTTCCGGCTCTCCTGGAGCGCCTGTTCGCGTTCCTTGCGCTCGGTGACGTCGCGGTCCGAGACGATGATGGATACGACCTCGCCGTCCTCGTCCGTGACCGGCCGGAAGTAGCCGCTCAGGGTGTACCGGTCGCCGCCCGGTCGGATGAGATCCGCCTCGAAATCGACGTACTCGCCGTCGGCCGCTCGCTCGGTCCACTCCCTCACGTCCGACTGGACGCCCGCCTGGCCGCCCCACCAGGGCGTCTCCCAGAACGGTTCGCCGGTCACGTCCGCGAGGGCGGCGTCCACGTACTCCATGGCCGTCCCGTTGATGTCCAGAACCGTCCCGTCTGGATCGAGCAGGCCGACGAGGATGTTCGGATCCTCGAAGACGGCCTCGTACCGGCGTTCCTTCCGCCGCAGCTCCCGCTCGCGCTCCCGTCGGTCGGATATATCCCTGACGACGCCGACGCGCCGGTCGGGCTCGTCGGGGCTCGCCAGCAGTGCGAACGTCGCCTCCGAGGGGAGTCGTTCGCCGTCGGCCCGCCGTAGCTCCGCCTCGACCGTCGACCCGTTCGAACCGCCGTGGCGCATTTCGGCCTCGGTCACCTGCGCTCGCTCGGCGACCGCCTGGTCGACGACCAGCGAAACGTGGGCCCCGATCAGGTCGTCGCGATCGTAGCCAGTCATCTCGACGTAGGCGTCGTTGACCATCGTGAACCGGCCCTCGTCGTCGACCACGTAGACGCCGTCGTTGACGGTTTCGACGACCGTCTCGTAGCGCTGGAGTTCGCGTTCGCGCTCCTTGCGCTCGGTGATGTCGACCAGGTACCCGAGATAATTCGTGATCTCGCCCGAGTCGTCCCGGACGATCTTGGTGGTGTCTTTCACCCACCTGACCTCGCCGCCATTGGTCCGCACGCGATACGGCTCGTGGCTGAAGCGCTCGGTCGTCCCGTCGCTGTTGGCTTCGACCTCCCGGGCGAT
Coding sequences within it:
- a CDS encoding Rieske (2Fe-2S) protein, translated to MTDGTRLTTVDTVHEEGSWLFTVRDSYGELDEVILVPCEDGVEGWINRCPHESQRLDVGRGAAIRDGEIVCPRHGSTFDSCAGDCDNGDAAGTRLVPVETTVEDGAVYLSDRSVSFANEGGIDAAETSPADDLDGDDDVPSSTSHIGF
- a CDS encoding PAS domain S-box protein; protein product: MSDGGGTAETEFWGTADDTEACRQYRTLVNAVEDGIYQLDAAGRFVAVNDAIVEATGYPRDALLGEHVSRLVAEDDVERIEREIAARLEAGRPRVETFELSIRTADGGTVPCELRMSLLVERGSLRGTVGVVRDVRDRERAGPIADHSELERELRERERRLSSLIDNVPGMVYRCRNDRDWPVAFVSDACEDVTGYAAEALERGDVNWGADVMVQADREAVWEAVQREAGEDGTFAVTYRIETATGERRWVSDRGRGIFEDGELVEIEGIISDITDRKRAERRLAEERDMFADGPAVVFRWEPDDEAGWPVEYVSPNVEDVFGYAPAELESGTVPYTDLLFEEEVDRIAREVEANSDGTTERFSHEPYRVRTNGGEVRWVKDTTKIVRDDSGEITNYLGYLVDITERKERERELQRYETVVETVNDGVYVVDDEGRFTMVNDAYVEMTGYDRDDLIGAHVSLVVDQAVAERAQVTEAEMRHGGSNGSTVEAELRRADGERLPSEATFALLASPDEPDRRVGVVRDISDRRERERELRRKERRYEAVFEDPNILVGLLDPDGTVLDINGTAMEYVDAALADVTGEPFWETPWWGGQAGVQSDVREWTERAADGEYVDFEADLIRPGGDRYTLSGYFRPVTDEDGEVVSIIVSDRDVTERKEREQALQESRNQLRALIDVLPVAVFVAEADGEIVEWNEAAEAIWGGEVAESESVAEYEAYDAWWADTGEPVEPHEWPLARALRGEEVTDPDEIEIEGFDGERRIVLNHGTPVRNADGEVTRAVVTLVDITERKEYQRRLEASNERLEQFAYAASHDLQEPLRMVSSYLQLLERRYGDELDADGREFVEFAVDGAERMREMIDALLEYSRVETKGEPFEPVDLQATLDDVLDDLRLQIEESDAEITSESLPRVEGDASQLRQLFQNLLDNAIEYSGDEPPRIHVGAERDGDRWQLTVSDRGIGIDPDYQDDIFEVFNRLHGRDEHAGMGIGLALCQRIVERHDGKIRVDSDPGEGTTFTVTLPAAGEPQE
- a CDS encoding class I SAM-dependent methyltransferase, with product MEVPCVRVRREDGEATRRRLAAEDLVADTFEITHEDGWLYIPVTDAHAVPADLDLVDREAPERETQTTPAELLGFEPSYERLGRAAILDEDDTDRAREIAAAIVESDLPVETVLNKASKVKGETRVRDWEVLAGEGSDDGASTEVVHREYGHAFALDVAEVYFSPRLATERHRVAEQVAAGDRVVDMFAGVGPFAIPMAARGADVVGVDVNPRAIEYLRENAERNGVADRVTAIDADVRDVAAEYAGWADRIVMNLPHSADDFLDAAVAIAGDDCTIHYYDIQHEDDPFGPGERAIREVAEPEYDVSVETERVVRSYAPHECNVCLDVRLTR
- a CDS encoding aldo/keto reductase → MEYTTLGDSGLTVSRIGLGTMNLGYDGSGWKLDAAESREILERAIDLGITFIDTANVYRDGESESLIGDVLADYDRDELVVASKVYFSMDDDDPNAQGLSRKAIEQELSNSLDRLGLDTLDLYQIHRWDYETPIEETLRALDDAVRRNQVRYLGASSMWAHQFADALHTSDRLGLERFVSMQNHYNPVYREEDREMLPLCEREGIGVVPWSPLARGYLTRPHDEFDTTPRARRENERRPDRHAIYRAGGGEEINRRIEELAAEYGVSMAQFTLAWHLHREPVTAPIVGVSSVEHLEEAVEAVDVSISDSDLEYVDEPSEPVPIEGHE